The DNA segment ACAAACTTGTCAGTTTATGGAACATGTACCCGCATTTAAGTTTTAACACCTGCCACCGCAATAGATTTCTACCGGAGCAAACTAGTCAATTTATGGGTTTTTAGATACAACTTTTAAGTTGAATAAccattttaaatgtttttgtgCTCAAAAAACTTATGTGAAAGATTAAGAACTAAACATACCTCCAACTGGTTACCTATGTTGACAACAAAGGCATTAGGAATGGCTCCAACATTGACCCATTGACCATCCTTTATAACCTGAAGACCGGTTGAACCCCCTTGATAAAGGATGGTTATAAGACTAGGATCAACGTGCGGTAATATTCCCAAAGTTAGACTCGGGTCTGGGCAGGGTGGATAGAAATTAGATGACAAAAACTGAACTTCACTTGTATCTTTAAAGTAGCCTTGTTCAAGTCCTAATCCTTCACAAATCATCTCTAAAATCCTTGTACTCAATTTCTGTATTTCTACTATATACGCTGCAATTACCTCCCTAAATGCAATTTTTACAATAGCAATGTTAAACTGTTGAAATAATACTTATATGATGAATATGAAATATTTAAACTTACTGATATCGAGTTGGTGTATCTGGCCATAGATGAATGCATTCCTCCAAGGGATGACAAGGATGCTTAAAATTTTCCCTCCATAAATGCACACCATCTTTCGCGAAATCAGTGCTGTTTGTgtaaatataaccttttttacgAGGGACAGTCTCAGTTGTTGTATCTTTGACTTGCATGTCAAAGAATTCCTTAAGAACATTCATTGCATCAGTTACCGTCTTTTCCGGAATTCCATGATTTATCACCTGTTTCAAGATTTAAAGTTTACAGTATCAGCCAAAACCGAATCATTTCGGTAGAAATTCGAAAGCCACatcaaaaaattacaaaaatccaAAACTTTTATTATGGGTTAAACTTATAAATACCTGAAAGAAACCGAGTTCTTGAGAAGCCTTCAAGATTTCTTCAACCGGTTGGCTATGTCCATTTTCAGCCTTTGAGTTTGCAAGACTTATAACAGGAATTGAATCACAAACAGGACTTTCAAGATTTTGGGGTCTATATTCCGTTGGGAATATGTATTCCTTAGGTACACATTCGAGTTCAAACCACCTTGCACCTTTATCTTCCTTCATCTCTATATACAAATCCCTTAGTCAAAAGTGTAAATAATATGATCACACAAGTTTTAATATAcacagagagagagagtgagagaatCGTGTACGTGTATGTATTTGTATATGCATAtgcatatgtatatgtatgtccTAATATGCTAGGAATTCCTTTATCCCTACGAAACAAATTCAACAACTCATTTTTACGTATTTAAGAATTAGTGCAGATCCCAAAATGTTATTTAAAATGTACAACTTGGCACACTCAAACTCCCACCCGGAAATACTACaaacaaatatataaaaaaagagTTTAAAGTTATTTTCACCTATGCTAGCCAAATGGGTAACTTACAAGTTGTGTGTTAAAATCCTATTTTAAGAATTGGAATCAAGTAGTGGTGGAGCTTGAACGAAAACTTAGTGGGGCGAGTGATATAGCGTGTGATATGATAACGAGGATTGATGACGTTGATTCTGCTAATATCCGTGATAATCTTCCCTAAACCCCCAAACTCAACCCAAAAGACaaagaatttgaagtgaaaatgattaTTGCTAAAATTTATGAATGACCATCCAAATTACATCTCAAGAACATAAATAAGAACTGAAATTTGAAACGTGGAATAAAAAGGCcatgggccaaacacaagcccaaaatcAAAATGCATAAAACATGGAAAAAACTTAAAAAGGCCCGTAACTCTCACTAGAATGCGTTTTTTGGACCGAAACTTGGACAAGGCCCCTTTGGGGCCTTGCCATGACGTGCTCCTCATTTCAAGCTTCGATTTGACTGGTTGAACGCCTAAAACGGAGACCCGTACCCAAAGTTATGCTCGTTTTCATAAATCACCCTTGGTAGCTCGATCATGGGCCTCCAAAAATGTCATGGCTTGATCTTCTACACTTGGGCCTGCATCACCGAGCCGAAACTAGTTGCCCACTATGAGGAAGAGACCAAGGAAATGGTAATGGAGTGAGAACTAGAAGGGGGCCAGACAAAATCCAAATTGGTGGGCCGAACTCTAAAGAATACAATATTTTACAATACAAAAAAGAATCGGAAATTTTCCGTAAAATTAACACTACGAGCGAAAATCGGTGTGGGCTAGAGCATCCCCGACCCCAATAAAGCTTCGCCAATGGGTTTAACCCAAGTGATTACTTCTAAGATTAGCAGTGATGCTACAATTTGTAATATTCTAAACACCAATAAGAAGATTATTACGTCGTAGGCACTTGGTATATTTATTACATACCAAACTTGAAGTGAGTGGTTTGATATGCCTTCGTTTCACTGGGAAAACGTAATACAATGAGATAGAGAATTAATATCAACATAAACCTATGAAGacccaagttttttttttaatgaaaaggaTAACAAAAATACAAATCTTGATGATGTTGCAACATAGCCCTTAAGGTGTATACAGTATACAAATCTTGATGATCTAATGGAATTGTTTTAACATAAAATAAGTCAATGAATGTCAATTGATTAGAACTTGCCCATGACTTTATAGCCTAATGACATTTTAGGGGTGTGATAAGCTTTTGGGGCCAATAGGTCCTgtgttcgattcccacaaagggttTTTCTCATATTCATTTGATTTCCTTCTAAATTGacgtataggcattatgcctagtggagatggatatgatcggatgaTTCTGCTGATGACACGATAATACTCCAATGGATTGTGAGTGATCCAAATTTGCGGATAAAAAACATTGACTAGAACTTGGATTCAATGAAAGAAAGATGTAGCTAACTTTGGAAATTTTTTAAGTGCATCAGAATATCAATATCTGTGCCATATCAATACTTTACTATGAATTCCGTGCTCATACACTGCAATCTATAACTAACTCTTAtcataaatcataaaaataatGGGTGACTGGGTAACAAACAAATAATAGCAAAGTTCTATAAAGAAACAATTTGAAGGACACCATCTAATAAAATATGGATTAAAATAAAGAATTTCTATTTCAGCCACTTTAATATACACATTTGGAGAAGATTGATAAGCTGGATGAAAGAAGACAAATGAAAAGGTAACCAACATAATACGTCCATAGTCAGATAACCATTCCAACCTCAAAGTACAACAGATTCAAttaaaaaaatatgtatttttaatGAAGGAACAGTTAGTTTCCCAGATTCTGATCAAATCAATGTTAGGATAACCCAATTAGTTCAAGATTAAAGGCATGTTAGTGTCACCCATTGTTTTCAAACCCGGACCGGATCGGTTTTTGGAAAGGTTGgactatttttttatatattttttcaaatttaaccctattaattattataatatttacgATACCTTCCGGTTCTTACGTCCGGTCAAACCATTGAACTGGTAAGAAGACTGGTTCGATGTCCGGTCCGGTTCTGAAAACATTGGTGTCACCTAAATCAATAAAATCAATCAACAGGAAAAGAAAAATAGAACACAACATATATACCAAGTTACCAACAAATAATTCCACTTAATTACCCAAACAAACACATTTCAACATACTAACACTCCAAGAAATGCACTATATATCAATTAGGTGGTGGTTGTGAAGATTTCTTTTCAACATCCAAAATATCAAGAAAGGGGTCATCTAATAACTGGACCTTACTTTAAAAGGACAAACATTGGAAAGCTGAAAGTGACGGTGATGCATGTGAAATGCACTCTTAATGAGAGCCTATTCAGAATAATTTAGGAATGTCCCAAATTATTGATACCAGTATACATCCCTAAAATAATGTCATTCAGCTTTTGATCATAGATTCATAGGGATAGGATAAGATGCCTAACACCACAATCAAGAAGCTCGCCCCAATTATCGATTCTCATGATCAAGAACATGAATCACTCTATCCGTTAAAATCTCTCtacattttgaattttttttattaatttatttatttatttatttattttttgttcaAAGTGTATCGTCAACTTGAATTTTGTTCCTCAAACAGTTGGTACGCAAAACCGATGGATTTATGTTTACTGATTATCAAATATCGATTGCACATGAATATATGATAAACTAAACATTATATATGTAAATCGAAATGGAATCAACAGTATGTATACCTGTGGAGCTTGAATTTCTGGAGAAGAATGAATCAACCTCGTTGGAATCGCCACATGCAAACTCACTCTTGCCGTAGCAAACTTGATGACAACCAGCTGTAGCAAAGTTGATGACAACCAGCTTTTTATATGTGTTTTtccaaataatttttttttgttttttttgcagAAATAAATGATAATTTaatatagggtaaattacataaggatagcaaaTAGACGAGCAACAAAGTGCGCCGTTATCCCTATCtctttctgaatagaaaaccctaaccTACTGaaaacaaagcctcgcccctgaggggtcgaaaagttgatGTGGACCACACGCTGAATTCTAGACAAGAACCGAACTGCCTCTGGCGCCAAAGAGCCAAACGTGTCAAACGCTagggggacaaaggcatgctgattatcctcacaagctttcgcgtgcttttccaccttcttCGACTCTGCTTTCAGTACCGCTTGCCCCGCCACAAATCCATTTTCCCAGAACCCGGCTAGGGGGGATACACCTGTGAGGTTTAACATACGTTGTTTTAACCGggtccgcgctagagagccccctcgcacaatagatccccaatttaaacccctcaatgagaaacttctatcacccagactcgaacttgagacctggagGAGAAAACTCACCGGGCCCACCATAAGTGAAACTTAAATACCcatttgtatttttatttttcttatttatttgtatattaatatattttcctaaaatatttattaaaactTTCATTCTACTCTTTTAACAATTAAGTTATGTTAATATCATTTATTTGCGATAATGTAGAGATATTTATTGAATTTTTATTCTACTCTTTAATAATTGGATTACATTAATTACGTTGATAttgtatataaatattaataaacaGTGGCGGATCCATgaattttttcatgggggtgcgaaacatttttaaaaattttaggcccctagttatataagtaaaaaaaatcggTTGATATCGGatcggttcgggtcgggtcatgtaaaacaaaagaaattgcgCCATAATgtccctactcatggttcctatcacaaacaaatggatgcataagttcatcgctccataacataatgtttcaattttaattttcaacctagaaatcgtgtgtaatcaccctaaaaatcatctaaacaacataatcaccctaaaaatcatctaaacaaccataaacaacgtcaaaacacatgaaatttcaaacctatttaagaaTTTTGTTATCCTTTGGTGTCGGACGGCGGTGGTTCGCGGCTGCTGATGACGTGCTGTTGTGTTCGATGATCGCTGGTAGGAGACGACCAAAGAGAGGGAGGGCGGGAGGAATTCTAAGGTACTATTGggcttattttaattattatagtttgaacttaggtcgagtttggttaatgggctagtaATTAGTGGGctaattatgtttaatgaaatagtgggttaaggtattgggtatttgggttaagttgggcagtataagtttatataatttaggtagtttttttaattagagtttactaaaaaaatttaaaatataaatcaaaAACATTTTTTTCCTAAGGTAtgtggacgaaaaattccaaAGGGGTGCAGATGAAAaaattcaaggggtgcggacgaaaaaatcCAAGGGGTGTAGACGGGATTTTCAACGGAAAAttgcactaaatttttttttcccgggggtgcgTCCGCCCACCTTGGGCTACATGTAAGTCCGCCCCTGTTAATAAACGATtgtttttaagtatttttttaaaacaaaacacaTGAGTCTTTAATAATTGGATTACATTAATTATGTTGATAttgtatataaatattaataaATGATTGtttttaagtattttctaaaacaaaaagCATAAgtgtaaacgagtcgagccgTTCATAAACTACGAAAGATCAGCTAGCTAAAAGCTCGAGCTTAAAGTGACGCCGTTTAATAACTGAGCTTGAGCTCAAATTTCATATATCGGGCTTAAACATGCTCGTGAGCCTAAACACACACATAATATATAGGGAAAGGATCCGTTAGAAACcaccatttattgcgagaaccgcgagaaccaatataAACACAACCAAAACTACTTGAAGaagcttaaaaaacacaaaaaaaaaaataaaatttttcgttAAAAAGCACAGCCttttatttataattaaaaaaaaataattttttttctttttttattgttAAAGTCGTGATTTAACtaattttttttagtatttagtTGTGGGGTTTAACATTaaaatttagtttttagtatttagcttgggtggggggtttagatttttggggggtggggtgggggtttagatttttttaggtttttggtgagGTACATTTTTttttgggggaggggggggggtgtttaggtttttaggTTGTGGTGGGATGGgagtgggtgtttaggtttttgggtggtggtgggtgggtttattttcttttcttcaCATTAGTTCTCGCAATAAGAATTATTTTTGCATGAATCCtaccacatatatatatatatatatgattggGTTCAAGAATGAACACTAGTGTatcttgcgaactgagtgaactaatcctgacCATACACgtatgtaaatcaatggccaggatatGATGAGGAAATACACTAATGTAtattacgatttgatgatgaaatcctagccatacatgtgtgtaagtcaatggccaggatttgttcactcagttcgcaaatacactggtgttcactctagaaccccaccctatatatatatatataggggaccgctaaaatgaaaaccacctccagttgtaagaaccgcgcgaaccactttctagccattagatcaagctgatggatggatgagattaaaagtatttaaaaataatattaactattttttgttttattatatctttaatattttaattcaaaaggatatttaagtaaaattactttttttgtctttttatatgtattatatttaattgcctttttgtcctattcattaattacttttttattaaaaaacagaattttttgttaaacaatatttttataatcagatttttatgataatttttttttaagattttcaaaatggatggatgagattaaaacaTTTTTAAGAGCCGTTCtttacgagcgtttttttacGGAACGTTTTACAACCTGTTTTTACGCTCCGTTTTTTCGCGTGGTTTTTCGACcggttttttacgcgccgttttttacgtttgACGCTAAAACAATTTTACATAAAAGAGTACGTTTCACATTTCTGCGTTAAAATGTTTACGCTTTACGATTTAATTTTTAAGGCgc comes from the Helianthus annuus cultivar XRQ/B chromosome 4, HanXRQr2.0-SUNRISE, whole genome shotgun sequence genome and includes:
- the LOC110936943 gene encoding hyoscyamine 6-dioxygenase, translated to MKEDKGARWFELECVPKEYIFPTEYRPQNLESPVCDSIPVISLANSKAENGHSQPVEEILKASQELGFFQVINHGIPEKTVTDAMNVLKEFFDMQVKDTTTETVPRKKGYIYTNSTDFAKDGVHLWRENFKHPCHPLEECIHLWPDTPTRYQEVIAAYIVEIQKLSTRILEMICEGLGLEQGYFKDTSEVQFLSSNFYPPCPDPSLTLGILPHVDPSLITILYQGGSTGLQVIKDGQWVNVGAIPNAFVVNIGNQLEIISNWKFKSAKHRVVTSTHETRRSIATFVNPSPNCIIEPAKNLVNELEPTLYKASQNLVNELEPALYKPSQYKEYVLHSNAFGDDTAAIQNGLR